A single genomic interval of Candidatus Babeliales bacterium harbors:
- the trxB gene encoding thioredoxin-disulfide reductase, whose translation MTYDIVVIGSGPAGLTAGIYGSRAGFKTLILEGNLPGGQLMTTTLVENWPGDLSVQGPDLMDRMRSHAKKYGAELVQDPVVATNFAQQPFTLTTESGKTIQAHTVIIATGAEHKKLGCLGEKEYFNKGVSTCATCDGPFFRDKEVVIIGGGNTAVTEAEHLSHLASKVTVIHILDQLTANDPIKNKILNHPKVNFVYNTTVVEMKGDGNKLTEVVLENQKTKERSTLPADGAFVAIGFNPSTKIFAGQLKTDAYGYLVLENQTKTSVPGVFAAGDVADYRYRQAVTAAGMGCMAALDAQTYLGSLDHK comes from the coding sequence ATGACCTACGATATTGTTGTTATTGGATCGGGCCCTGCTGGCCTTACCGCCGGCATTTATGGTTCTCGCGCAGGATTTAAAACATTAATTTTAGAAGGCAACCTGCCGGGTGGCCAACTCATGACAACAACACTCGTTGAAAACTGGCCAGGCGACCTCTCGGTTCAAGGGCCAGACTTGATGGATCGCATGCGCAGCCACGCAAAAAAATATGGTGCCGAGCTGGTACAAGACCCCGTTGTAGCTACTAACTTTGCACAACAACCATTTACACTGACTACTGAAAGTGGCAAAACAATTCAAGCCCACACCGTAATTATTGCCACCGGCGCTGAGCACAAAAAACTTGGTTGTCTTGGCGAAAAAGAGTATTTCAACAAAGGCGTTTCTACTTGCGCTACGTGCGACGGTCCATTTTTTAGAGATAAAGAAGTGGTTATTATTGGCGGCGGCAACACTGCGGTAACCGAGGCTGAGCACTTGAGCCACTTGGCAAGCAAAGTGACAGTGATCCACATTCTTGACCAACTCACCGCCAACGATCCAATTAAAAATAAAATTTTGAACCATCCAAAAGTAAACTTTGTTTACAACACCACCGTTGTTGAAATGAAGGGCGATGGTAATAAACTGACTGAAGTTGTGCTTGAAAATCAAAAGACAAAAGAGCGTAGCACGCTGCCCGCTGACGGCGCGTTTGTGGCGATTGGTTTTAACCCGAGCACCAAAATTTTTGCTGGTCAACTTAAAACTGATGCGTACGGTTATTTAGTTCTTGAAAATCAGACGAAGACCAGTGTGCCGGGCGTATTTGCTGCCGGCGACGTTGCTGATTATCGCTATCGCCAAGCAGTAACTGCTGCAGGGATGGGGTGCATGGCTGCACTTGATGCGCAAACGTATTTAGGTTCGTTAGACCATAAGTAA